In a genomic window of Diabrotica undecimpunctata isolate CICGRU chromosome 2, icDiaUnde3, whole genome shotgun sequence:
- the LOC140435271 gene encoding mitochondrial ornithine transporter 1: MENQSESPTVLKTSGKQHVKDGIIDFTGGSLGGVALVYVGQPLDTVKVKMQTFPTLYKNMFNCFATTLKTDGVRRGLYAGTVPALATNVAENAVLFFAYGFCQKFMQHITGAQSIDELSTVTNATAGFLAAFFSSVAICPTELVKCRLQAMHEVNKQQAQLGKPVRSVGPLQLTAEVIRTEGVKGMFRGLVPTIVREMPGYFFFFGAYEGTRELLRKPDQKKEDIGLVKTMIAGGMGGGIFWTALFPADVAKSRIQVNNLNENMMKLIYKIARHEGIGALYNGLLPTVIRAVPATAVMFLTIEYSKKWMHHISRDL, from the exons ATGGAGAATCAATCAGAATCTCCAACGGTTTTAAAAACTAGTGGAAAGCAACATGTTAAAGATGGAATAATTGATTTTACAGGGGGGTCATTGG GTGGTGTCGCGTTAGTATATGTTGGACAACCATTAGATACAGTTAAAGTAAAAATGCAGACATTTCCAACTTTATACAAAAATATGTTCAATTGTTTTGCAACCACTTTAAAAACAGATGGTGTTAGAAGGGGATTATATGCAGGAACAGTGCCAGCATTAGCTACAAATGTTGCAGAAAATGctgttttattttttgcatatggtttttgtcaaaaattcaTGCAACATATCACAGGAGCTCAATCTATAGATGAACTAAGTACTGTCACCAATGCAACAGCTGGATTTTTAGCAGCCTTTTTTTCTTCAGTAGCTATTTGTCCTACAGAATTAGTCAAATGTAGACTGCAAGCCATGCACGAAGTTAACAAACAGCAAGCTCAATTAGGAAAACCTGTTAGAAGTGTAGGACCTTTACAATTGACTGCAGAAGTTATAAGAACTGAAGGAGTTAAAGGCATGTTTCGTGGGTTAGTGCCCACGATTGTGAGAGAGATGCCtggatatttcttcttctttggtGCATATGAAG GTACTAGAGAGCTGTTAAGGAAACCAGACCAGAAAAAGGAGGACATAGGTCTGGTAAAAACCATGATAGCAGGTGGAATGGGTGGGGGAATCTTTTGGACTGCTCTCTTTCCAGCTGATGTCGCTAAGTCACGTATCCAAGTCAACAATCTGAATGAAAATATGATGAAGTTAATATATAAGATAGCAAGACATGAAGGCATAGGTGCTTTGTATAATGGTTTGCTGCCAACCGTTATTAGAGCTGTTCCAGCTACAGCTGTCATGTTTCTTACTATAGAATACAGTAAAAAATGGATGCATCATATTTCAAGGGATTTGTAG